CCATATATTTAGTTTTGTTATCTTCTTTGAACGATGGATTCTTATTGAATAATCATCACCTTATTCTTCCTATCATTAAAACTGATAGATTCCTTTTAACTGactttagatttattttgtaaatattgaTGATAGGATATTACCAAATTCAAGGAATTGAACTTTGGTGTACATCTTGAACAACAACCCATTTGCGCTTTGTTTTAATTTGACTAAATATTTTGGTGGCTTTCGGTGGAAAAATATCATTTGCCGAGGAAAATAATTTGATCAGAAACAAGTAGGACTCCAACTCAAATGGGCTGGGTTTAATTGGTTGCCCATTTGAGGTACTCAATTGGTGTGGAATCCATCTTATGGTGGAGTTGCAAGGGGAGTGACCCATGATATATTTTGTTAGTTCATAATCTGATAGTGAAATTAATTGCTTAACTACAGTCCCAGTGTTATTTTAGGAAGTTTGTCCAAACAATATTGCGGCCGtgttaatgttttctttttcccctcaATTTGTAGTGCTGTCTCATCCTTATTCTCTTGTTTGTCATTCATTCATTCGTTTTGCTTTTTAAATTTAGTATGAGATCTCCTGTCATCCCTCATTCAAAgcagaaaaatatatatgactGGGAAGAAGCTGAAGATCAGGTATTCATACGTATATAATGGCCATAGATAATTTACAGGTCATTTCCAGTACCGCCAGACTACTTGGGGTTCTTGCTGATTACTTATAAGCAACATAGCTTGGGAAATTATAACCACACGTATCTTATAATTAACTACTTGTGTTGTAGTAGTGattgtttctttttatattgaagTTCATGCAGTAGGGTACGATGCTTGCATTGCAATCCCGCAGAGACCTTCCTTTGCAGTCACATCTCTTTGCATCCGTATGTAACCTTCCTCACCCCATCCTGTGCTCCATGAGTTCTTTACCAGCCAATACTTCATCCCATCATCGCTTGTTCCGTAACCAACAGCAGCAACACCATGGTCTAGTTCTGTGCCACACTGTCCTGTAAACACACCACTTGAATAGAATTGGAACTCAGACCCCGAAGCATCAATGGCAACGGCAATAGGTTGGTGGGCAACAGCCTTTTGTAGAGCCTTCTCATTGTTGGCTGGCACATCTTCATACCCATTTATCTTGGCTGCAGGGTGGGCTGCCTTCTTGCTGTTGCAGGTGCCATCAGTTCCCGCGTAGGGGTAGTTAGCTTCGGTGGTGAGACCATGATTTTGTTCGATGAATTTGAAGGCATCATCCATTAGACCACCACTGCAGCCTTGATCCTCCCCACTAGTGTCACAGTCAACCAGCTCTTGTTCAGAAAGAGAGATTAGCTTCCCAGTTGATAGCTGAGTAATTCCTTCCATAGCTGCAACAGCCGAAAATGCCCAGCAAGACCCTGCATTTTTTTATCgtaaaaaagtgagaaaaacatcaatttcaaaccatactacaaaaatattttcacttacCGCATTGGCCTTGGTCCTTGATGGGTGTAACAGCTCCTTTCTTTCTCCAATCGACAGTAGATGGCACTGCAGTAACATTTTCGTATTTGAAAGAAGTTGCTTCGGTGGAGCAGATGTGGGCCTTGAATCTATTTCGTGAGGCTCTGAACTCTTCGTTGGTGAGATCTGCAAATTCATTGATGCTCAGCTTGTAAGATTTGTCCATGGCCTTGTTGAAAGATTCTATACGTGCCACATTATCCTTGAATATCTTGTAGCGCTTGCTTTTCTCGTCAGCATCCTTATATTCACGCCCATACTGAACCATCCAATCCTCATGTCTCTCATACATTGATGCTTCATGAAGGTTGCGGGCTGTGGCTTGAGATGCCCAAGCAGCCAAAACGAAGAGCAAAGCCAAACAGATGTATTGGTACTGGTTGACAGAAGCCATGATATTGGAAGCAGTAGGGATTGATGAATTAAATGAGTAAGCAGATTGATACACTCGGGAATTGCTGCAGGGGTTTATATAGGAAAAATTCCCTCCCATAACACACTGATCTCAAATAATACTGCCAAGGAAAACCTTCAATACGCTTATCTACGTGCCTTGGAAATTAAAATGTTGTGATTTGGACCCATCTCCATCAGCTGCTTTGTTTAATATTAGTTGGTTAAATTATTACTAGAATTGTTCTCTTGTGTATATAAATCTCTGCCTAGTTCGTGTCTGGAATCCTAAATTATTTGTAGTTTAGgatgttttctttttgtattaaTTGCTCTAGTGTTGAACTACGTGCTATTAGGAGGATGTTCTTGTCCTCTTTGGTGCATCACCGTACCGTGTCATCCATAAATATAAGAGAATGGTTTCTCATCATATAAAACAATGGATGCTTGATGATTGAATGCCCAACCGTTGGAAAAGAATTTTAGTGTATTATCACAATATTCCATAGATTTCATAAGAGGGCGTTGAAAGCAAATCATGACCTATATCAGAgcaaaattattggaatatcATATACTTTAGGGATAGAAGGAGGTAATAATTAGTCCAACATCCACATAAATTCCATAATTGATGTGAATGCTATAAACAGTAATGGTAAAAAATACCCTTATAAGATGTCAcatcatatttcatataatagTTGATTGGTTGCTAACATGGCAACATGTTCTCCAAAACATTAAAACCAAACATTAACTAAGTCTGATTAAATCTAAACCTACCTTTGATTAAAATGGGGGCACTATTTCATAGCCCTAAACCCACCAAAGGACACTACAACACCATGTAGAGAAGATAGACAAATGACCTTCATCATATTCCTCTTTCTCCTAGGATTGCATGGTGATTACAAATTTGTAAGGGAACAACTCAGGATCTAATGCCCTAAACCCATTAGAGTTATATGCCCCAAACTCATTAGAAAGGAATATAATAGCCCATCGGGAGGGAGGGGGGTAGAGCTCAACCCTACCCTCAAACAACACAAATACAAGAAAACTCGGTATCTCCATGGTATTTCTACTTCCATATTTTCCCatagtttttgtgttttcattAAACTATGTTTTGTTGCTAGGAAAATAGTAGAGAAATAAAaagttgtttgtttgatttattatttttataaataatttcctttaaaactaatttaggatgctaaatttccaattttctcaattttcatagACATTCTAGGCAACTAAGCATCTAAAAATCTTTGAAAGATATGGGAGAGGTAGTTTGTGTGATTGGAATTGAAATATTATAGGATAGGTCACATGAATTATTAGGATTATCTCAAAATACATATAAGAATATATAGAGTCCTAGAAAGATATGGAATGGAAAATTATTTCGCAACTATTGCATTAATATAGAAAGGGATTGATAAGTTTAGTCTCATATAATGTGCaagaaatgatttaaaatacaaacaaatgGAAAGAATCCCTCATTTATGTGTTGTAGGAAGTTTGATGTATACCCAAACTTGCAGCAATCTAAACATCAGTTTTGTGGTAAGCATGTTGAGCAAATAATAAAGTAATCCAAGGATGGATCATTAAAAATTGCAAAGAAGATATTGAAGTATCTATTAGGAATGAAAGAGTACATGCTCAAATTTAAGAGATTTGATCATTTAGGAGTGATTAGATATTAAATTCAGATTTTTCTAGATGTCTTGATAGAAAAAAGTCCACTTTCGTTTATTTACTCTAGCTAGCTAGAGGAGCAATCTCatgaaaaagtgtgaaatattttttcatagcTTCATCTACTATGGAATTCAAATCTTTTGATTTCTTTGAGGTTACAATTCATGAAATGTGCTGTTGTAGAACATTATTTTAGAACTTAAATCGTCAACTCTATTGTCAAGCCTCTAAAAATTTATTGTGATGATTCTATGACTATATTTTTCTCCAAGAATCACAAATATTCTAAGGGTGTGAGATTCATagaattgaaataatttatcattaaaaaggAGGCCTAAAAACAAAGAGTACCAATAAAATACATAAGGCTAAAGTTTATGATTGTTTATCCATTGATGAAAAGATTACCATAAGAGACATTTAAGGAATACATGGAAAGGATGAGTCTTTCTtgtgattattaaataataacttGTAGATCTGCATTACGATTATTAAGTGACATTTTCAAGTAAATAATGTGGTTTTGATGTTTCTTATCTTCCCTTTTGTGTCCATATAAGAGATTAAGTGAATGATAATAGGAGTAGTATGTGACAAAGACATTAGTGTGGACATTTATGAATACTTCCCATTTATAGACCGAGTTGCTTAGATTGCTAGTTTGTATATAGAAGAAATGTGTTACAGTAAATGACAAACAATTGTCATGACTCACATTAGTATTCTAATTAactataatatttatgataactTATTTAAGTATGAATTTGTCTATTGTATTGTGTTCCGGTAATGTTTCCTTATGGAATTTTACTTTGATGGAAAGTAATTTGTTTGTGATATGAAACTGGTCCTCTCTCAACCTATGAAAGTAATAGATCCATCattaaatgatattaattattattgtataaaaaattaatagggCTAAGAGAGAGGTATCAATTTTCCATGAATTGATGTTAAAGGTCCTCatttgaaacaaagtttcaattATGGATCAAggtatattaataaattatttatatttatgcgAGTAAAAGtcatgatattaaaaaaattttggaattatgatTTTTTGCTTCCATgatgattaataaaaaaaatattaagagaaaACTTTACAACAactcattttttcctttatttaattatagATGGAACTAACATCTTTGTATTTGAAAGAAGTTGCTtctacaaaacaaattaatgtgcactttgaaatattttgtgaGGCTATGAATTCTTTTATCAGTAAGACTTGCAAATTCATTAATTCTTAGCATGCAAGTTTGTCCATGGGATTGTCAAAAGTTTCTATATATGCCACATTATGCTTAGACATTGTGTAGCTAGCCTTTGTCCTTTTAATCAGCATTCGTGTATACATTCCATAATAGGTCATCCACCAACCCTAAAGAGAGAATTTCACCCCTCTAGTGTTGAGATTCAAAGAGACTCATCATGGCAGAAGATCAGTGGGTTCACGATATCTATAGCGGCTACAACAGCTTTGACATTCCTCTTTCTCAACTGGATTATATCTAGAAACACCCAGATGTGAGGTAAAGTACTAAACTCTAGATcttgattgttttttatatttgttgcTAATTATGTTACTAAGATCTAGAGGCCCTAGGAAGTATTGCATGCACCTTAACTAGTCCTAGGATACGGAATGGAGTAATCCAAGTATTCCCTACATAAACAAGCCTCTCAACAATTGTATCTTAAGTTGAATGATATAGTAACttcatttaaattaagaaaCACTGTTGATTGTTGTGTATATCTAAAGGTTGGTAAGACAATTTGTATTTTCGATtatgtatgttgatgatatcttgGTGATCTTGGTGTGTTGCATAAAGCTAAGAAATTGTTTTGGCTAATTGCAAtgttaacaaaaaattttccttttttttttgggggtgTCATTTTCCATCCttactctttttctttatttagtcTGATACTTTTAGTATGAGATCCCCTGTCATTTCTCATTCAAAACACAGAAATAGGAAGGAACCAACTGAAGGTGTAcgttcatatttatatattttggtcCATACATAATTTTATGGACTCTTTTGACTACAGGGGATCCTTGCTGAATTATACACAACCATCGATTAGAAATTATCAGCAAAACATATCTCTTGTGATTGATTAACCACAGGATAGTAGGGATTGccttttttcaattaattttatgcGGTGGGGTAAGATGCTTGCATTGCAATTCCACAGAGACCTTCCTTTGCAGTCACATCCCTCTGCATCCGTATGTAACCTTCTTCGCCCCATCCTGTGCCCCATGAGTTCTTCACCAGCCAATACTTCATCCCATCATCGCTGGTTCCGTAACCAACAGCAGAAACACCATGGTCTAGTTCTGTGCCACACTGTCCTGTAAACACACCACTTGAATAGAATTGGAACTCAGACCCCGAAGCATCAATGGCAACGGCAATAGGTTGGTGGGCAACAGCCTTTTGTAAAGCCTTCTCATTGTTGGCTGGCACATCTTCATACCCATTTATCTTGGCTGCAGGGTGGGCTGCCTTCTTGCTGTTGCAGGTGCCATCAGTTCCCGCGTAGGGGTAGTTAGCTTCGGTGGTGAGACCATGATTTTGTTCGATGAATTTGAAGGCATCGTCCATTAGACCACCACTGCAGCCTTGATCCTCCCCACTAGTGTCACAGTCAACCAACTCTTGTTCAGAAAGAGAGATTAGCTTCCCGGTCGATAGCTGAGTAATTCCTTCCATAGCTGCCACAGCCGAAAATGCCCAGCAAGACCCTGTATTTTTTTATCgtaaaaaagtgagaaaaacatcaatttcaaaccatactacaaaaatattttcacttacCGCATTGGCCTTGGTCCTTGATGGGTGTAACAGCTCCTTTCTTTCTCCAATCGACAGTAGATGGCACGGCAGTAACATTCTCGTATTTGAAAGAAGTTGCTTCGGTGGAGCAGATGTGGGCCTTGAATCTATTTCGTGAGGCTCTGAACTCTTCGTTGGTGAGATCTGCAAATTCATTGATGCTCAGCTTGTAAGATTTGTCTATGGCCTTGTTGAAGGATTCTATACGTGCCACATTATCCTTGAATATCTTGTAGCGCTTGCTTTTCTCATCAGCATCCTTATATTCACGCCCATACTGAACCATCCAATCCTCATGTCTCTCATACATTGATGTTTCATGAAGGTTGCGGGCTGTGGCTTGAGATGCCCAAGCAATCAAAACGAAGAGCAAAGCCAAACAGATGTATTGGTACTGGTTAACAGAAGCCATGATATTGGAAGCAGTAGGGATTGATGAATTAAATGAGTAAGCAGATTGATACACTCGGAGATTCCAGCAGGGGTTTATATAGGAAAAATTCCCTCCCATAACACACTGATCTCAAATAATACTGCCAAGGAAAACCTTCAATACGCTTATCAACGTGCCTTGGAAATTAAAATGTTGTGATTTGGACCCATCTCCATCAGCTACTTTGTTTAATATTAGTTGGTTAAATTATTACTAGAATTGTTCTCTTGTGTATATATAAATCTCTAGCTAGTTCGTGTCTGGAATCCTAAATTATTTGTAGTTTAGgatgttttctttttgtattaaTTGCTCTAGTGTTGAACTACGTGCTATTAGGAGGATGTTCTTGTCCTCTTTGGTGCATCACCGTACCGTGTCATCCATAAATATAAGAGAATGGTTTCTCATCATATAAAACAATGGATGCTTGATGATTGAATGCCCAACCATTGGAAAAGAATTTTAGTGTATTATCACGATATTCCATAGATTTCATAAGAAGGTGTTGAAAGCAAATCACGACCTATATCAGAccaaaattattggaatatcATATACTTTAGGGATAGAAGGAGGTAATAATAAGTCCAACATCCACATAAGTTCCATAATTGATGTGAAGGCTATAAAAAGTAAGGGTAAAAAATGCCCTTATAAGATGTCAcatcatatttcatataatagTTGATTGGTTGCTGACATGGCAACATGATCTCCAAAACATTAAAACCAAACATTAACTAAGTCTGATTAAATCCAAACATACATTTGATTAAAATGGGGGCACTTTTTCATAGCCCTAAACCCACCAAAGGACATTACAACGCCATCGTAGAGAAGATAGACAAATGATCTTCATCATATCCTTCTTTCTCATAGGATTAATTGCATGGTGATTACAAATTTGTAAAGGAACAACTTAGGATCTAATGCCCTAAACCCATTAGAGTTATATGCCCCAAACTCATTAGAAAGGAATATAATAACCCATCGGGGTGGAGGGTCAACCCTACCCTCAAACAACACGAATAGAAGAAAACTCAATATCTCCATGGTATTTCTACTTCCATATTTTTCGttagtttttgtgttttcattaaactatgtttggttgctaggaaaatagtagagaaataaaaagttgtttatttgatttattatttttataaataatttcctttaaaactaatttaggatgctaaatttccaattttctcaattttcatagACATTATAGGCAACTAAGCATCTAAAAATCTTTGAAAGATATGGGAGAGGTAGCTTGTGTGATTGGAATTGAAATATTATAGGATAGGTCACATGAATTATTAGGATTATCTCAAAATGCATATAAGAATATATAGAGTCCTAGAAAGATTTGGAATGGAAAATTGTTTCGAAACTATTGCATTAATATAGAAAAGGATAATTTTAGTCTCATATAATGTGCaagaaatgatttaaaatacaaacaaatgGAGAATCCCTCATTTATGTGTTGTAGGAAGTTTGATGTATACCCAAACTTGCAACAATCTAAACATCAACTTTGTGGTAAGCATGTTGAGCAAATAATAAAGTAATCCAAGGATGGATCATTAAAAATTGCAAAGAAGATACTGAAGTATCTACTAGTAATGAAAGAGTATATGCTCAAATTTAAGAGATTTGACCATTTAGGGGTGATTAGATATTAAATTCAGATTTTTCTAGATGTCTTGATAGAAAAAAGTCcacttttgtttatttactctAGCAAGCTAGAGGAGTAATCTCatgaaaaagtgtgaaatattttttcatagcTTCATCTACTGTGGAATTcaaatcttttgatttttttgaggTTACAATTCATGAAATGTGGTGTTGTGGAACATTATTTTAGAACTTAAATTCGTCAACTCTATTGTCAAGCCTCTAAAAATTAATTGCGATGATTCTAACTATCTTTTTCTTCAAGAATCACAAATATTCTAAGGGTGTGAGATTCATagaattgaaataatttatcattaaagagGAAGCCTAAAAACAAAGAGTACCAATAAAATTGAAGTTTATGATTGTTTATCCATTGATGAAAAGATTACCATCAGACATTTAAGGAATACATGGAAAGGATGAGTCTTTGTtgtgattattaaataataacttGTAGATCTGCATTATGATTATTAAGTGACATTTTCAAGTAAATAATGTGGTATTGATGTTTTTTATCTTCCCTTTTGTGTCCATATAAGAGATTAAATGAATGATAATAGGAGTAGTATGTGACAAAGACATTATTGTGGACATTTATGATTACTTCCCATTTATAGACCGAGTTACTTAGATTGCTAGTTTGTATATAGAAGAAAATGTGTTA
The window above is part of the Vitis riparia cultivar Riparia Gloire de Montpellier isolate 1030 chromosome 12, EGFV_Vit.rip_1.0, whole genome shotgun sequence genome. Proteins encoded here:
- the LOC117927295 gene encoding senescence-specific cysteine protease SAG39-like: MASVNQYQYICLALLFVLAAWASQATARNLHEASMYERHEDWMVQYGREYKDADEKSKRYKIFKDNVARIESFNKAMDKSYKLSINEFADLTNEEFRASRNRFKAHICSTEATSFKYENVTAVPSTVDWRKKGAVTPIKDQGQCGSCWAFSAVAAMEGITQLSTGKLISLSEQELVDCDTSGEDQGCSGGLMDDAFKFIEQNHGLTTEANYPYAGTDGTCNSKKAAHPAAKINGYEDVPANNEKALQKAVAHQPIAVAIDASGSEFQFYSSGVFTGQCGTELDHGVAAVGYGTSDDGMKYWLVKNSWSTGWGEEGYIRMQRDVTAKEGLCGIAMQASYPTA
- the LOC117927301 gene encoding senescence-specific cysteine protease SAG39-like, with amino-acid sequence MASVNQYQYICLALLFVLIAWASQATARNLHETSMYERHEDWMVQYGREYKDADEKSKRYKIFKDNVARIESFNKAIDKSYKLSINEFADLTNEEFRASRNRFKAHICSTEATSFKYENVTAVPSTVDWRKKGAVTPIKDQGQCGSCWAFSAVAAMEGITQLSTGKLISLSEQELVDCDTSGEDQGCSGGLMDDAFKFIEQNHGLTTEANYPYAGTDGTCNSKKAAHPAAKINGYEDVPANNEKALQKAVAHQPIAVAIDASGSEFQFYSSGVFTGQCGTELDHGVSAVGYGTSDDGMKYWLVKNSWGTGWGEEGYIRMQRDVTAKEGLCGIAMQASYPTA